Proteins from a genomic interval of Onychostoma macrolepis isolate SWU-2019 chromosome 17, ASM1243209v1, whole genome shotgun sequence:
- the pole2 gene encoding DNA polymerase epsilon subunit 2 isoform X3, with product MFTEAVGKEAEAPVWREQMKMDARRVKQKVSAGFKMRGLILRPESSRFLLQVLESVTEADLDEVLERILDAVEKQPLGSSMVELAVAEAAVQDCSQSCDETIDNVFNIIGAFDVPRFIFSTERKKFVPISMTNHPVPKLCGQCRDKAELFRERYTILQQRTHRHELFTPPVIGSAPDEGRNKFQLKTVEALLGSTAKVREVIVLGMITQLKEGKFYLEDPSGAVQLNMSKAQFHSGLYTESCFVLAEGWYEDSVFHVNAFGFPPTEPSSFTRAYYGNINFFGGPSSTAVKASAKLKQLEEENEDAMFVIVSDVWLDSVEVLEKIQTMFSGYSAMPPTCFIFCGNFSSAPYGRNQLRTLKESFKALADLICEYPSIHNSSRFVFVPGPEDPGPGTVLPRPPLAEHITEEFRQRVPFSVFTTNPCRIQYCSQEMVVIREDLVNKMCRNCVRLPSSNLDIPSHFVKTVLSQGHLTPLPLYVCPVYWPYDYTLRVYPVPDVIVFADKYDPFNVCNTDCLCINPGCFPRSGFSFKVYYPSNRTVEDSKLQGL from the exons ATGTTTACGGAAGCTGTTGGAAAGGAAGCGGAAGCGCCGGTTTGGCGGGAGCAGATGAAGATGGACGCGCGGAGAGTGAAGCAGAAAGTGAGCGCGGGGTTTAAGATGCGCGGATTAATCCTGCGCCC GGAGTCCAGCCGCTTCCTGCTGCAGGTCCTGGAGTCCGTCACCGAAGCGGATCTGGACGAGGTTCTGGAGCGGATCCTGGATGCTGTCGAGAAACAGCCGC TGGGGTCCAGTATGGTGGAGCTGGCGGTGGCGGAGGCGGCGGTCCAGGACTGCAGTCAGTCTTGTGATGAAACCAT AGAcaatgttttcaacatcattGGAGCCTTTGACGTGCCTCGATTCATCTTCagcacagaaagaaagaaattcgtCCC CATCAGCATGACGAATCATCCGGTCCCTAAACTCTGCGGTCAGTGCAGAGATAAAGCCGAGCTCTTCAGAGAGCGATACACTATCTTACAGCAG AGAACACACAGGCATGAGCTCTTCACTCCTCCTGTTATCGGTTCAGCTCCTGATGAAGGGAGGAACAAATTCCAG CTGAAGACGGTGGAGGCTCTTCTGGGCAGCACAGCTAAAGTCAGAGAAGTGATTGTTCTCGGCATGATCACGCAGCTTAAAGAG GGCAAGTTCTACCTCGAGGACCCCAGCGGCGCAGTGCAGCTAAACATGTCAAAGGCA CAGTTTCACAGCGGTCTTTACACCGAGTCCTGCTTTGTTCTGGCTGAAG GATGGTACGAGGATTCTGTGTTTCACGTCAACGCTTTTGGTTTCCCGCCCACAGAACCCTCTTCTTTCACCAG GGCTTATTACGGCAATATCAACTTCTTTGGCGGGCCATCCAGCACTGCGGTCAAAGCCTCGGCCAAACTGAAGCAGCTGGAGGAGGAGAACGAGGACGCCATGTTTGTGATCGTGTCGGACGTGTGGCTGGACAGTGTGGAGGTTCTGGAGAAGATCCAAACCATGTTCTCAG GTTACTCTGCCATGCCGCCCACCTGCTTCATCTTCTGCGGGAACTTCTCTTCGGCTCCGTACGGCAGAAACCAGCTCCGAACACTCAAAG AGTCTTTTAAAGCACTTGCTGATCTCATCTGTGAATATCCCAGCATTCACAACAG caGTCGTTTTGTGTTTGTTCCCGGACCAGAAGACCCCGGGCCCGGCACTGTTTTACCCAG ACCTCCGCTGGCTGAGCACATCACAGAGGAGTTCAGACAGCGCGTGCCCTTCTCCGTCTTCACCACCAACccctgcag GATTCAGTACTGCAGTCAGGAGATGGTGGTGATTCGAGAAGATCTGGTCAATAAGATGTGCAGAAACTGTGTTCGACTCCCAAGCAGCAACCTGGACATTCCTTCTCAC TTTGTGAAAACCGTCCTGTCACAAGGTCATCTGACGCCGCTGCCGCTGTACGTGTGTCCGGTGTACTGGCCGTACGATTACACGCTACGAGTTTATCCCGTTCCTGACGTCATCGTCTTCGCCGACAAATACGACCCGTTCAACGTGTGCAACACAGACTGCCTGTGCATCAACCCG GGCTGTTTTCCCAGAAGCGGATTCTCCTTTAAGGTTTACTATCCGTCCAACAGAACAGTGGAGGACAG taaattgcAAGGACTTTAA
- the pole2 gene encoding DNA polymerase epsilon subunit 2 isoform X2 yields the protein MFTEAVGKEAEAPVWREQMKMDARRVKQKVSAGFKMRGLILRPESSRFLLQVLESVTEADLDEVLERILDAVEKQPRSALWVMTAENCAGYTPPRGRVGSSMVELAVAEAAVQDCSQSCDETIDNVFNIIGAFDVPRFIFSTERKKFVPISMTNHPVPKLCGQCRDKAELFRERYTILQQRTHRHELFTPPVIGSAPDEGRNKFQLKTVEALLGSTAKVREVIVLGMITQLKEGKFYLEDPSGAVQLNMSKAQFHSGLYTESCFVLAEGWYEDSVFHVNAFGFPPTEPSSFTRAYYGNINFFGGPSSTAVKASAKLKQLEEENEDAMFVIVSDVWLDSVEVLEKIQTMFSGYSAMPPTCFIFCGNFSSAPYGRNQLRTLKESFKALADLICEYPSIHNSSRFVFVPGPEDPGPGTVLPRPPLAEHITEEFRQRVPFSVFTTNPCRIQYCSQEMVVIREDLVNKMCRNCVRLPSSNLDIPSHFVKTVLSQGHLTPLPLYVCPVYWPYDYTLRVYPVPDVIVFADKYDPFNVCNTDCLCINPGCFPRSGFSFKVYYPSNRTVEDSKLQGL from the exons ATGTTTACGGAAGCTGTTGGAAAGGAAGCGGAAGCGCCGGTTTGGCGGGAGCAGATGAAGATGGACGCGCGGAGAGTGAAGCAGAAAGTGAGCGCGGGGTTTAAGATGCGCGGATTAATCCTGCGCCC GGAGTCCAGCCGCTTCCTGCTGCAGGTCCTGGAGTCCGTCACCGAAGCGGATCTGGACGAGGTTCTGGAGCGGATCCTGGATGCTGTCGAGAAACAGCCGC GAAGTGCTTTATGGGTGATGACCGCAGAGAACTGCGCAGGTTACACGCCGCCTCGGGGCAGAG TGGGGTCCAGTATGGTGGAGCTGGCGGTGGCGGAGGCGGCGGTCCAGGACTGCAGTCAGTCTTGTGATGAAACCAT AGAcaatgttttcaacatcattGGAGCCTTTGACGTGCCTCGATTCATCTTCagcacagaaagaaagaaattcgtCCC CATCAGCATGACGAATCATCCGGTCCCTAAACTCTGCGGTCAGTGCAGAGATAAAGCCGAGCTCTTCAGAGAGCGATACACTATCTTACAGCAG AGAACACACAGGCATGAGCTCTTCACTCCTCCTGTTATCGGTTCAGCTCCTGATGAAGGGAGGAACAAATTCCAG CTGAAGACGGTGGAGGCTCTTCTGGGCAGCACAGCTAAAGTCAGAGAAGTGATTGTTCTCGGCATGATCACGCAGCTTAAAGAG GGCAAGTTCTACCTCGAGGACCCCAGCGGCGCAGTGCAGCTAAACATGTCAAAGGCA CAGTTTCACAGCGGTCTTTACACCGAGTCCTGCTTTGTTCTGGCTGAAG GATGGTACGAGGATTCTGTGTTTCACGTCAACGCTTTTGGTTTCCCGCCCACAGAACCCTCTTCTTTCACCAG GGCTTATTACGGCAATATCAACTTCTTTGGCGGGCCATCCAGCACTGCGGTCAAAGCCTCGGCCAAACTGAAGCAGCTGGAGGAGGAGAACGAGGACGCCATGTTTGTGATCGTGTCGGACGTGTGGCTGGACAGTGTGGAGGTTCTGGAGAAGATCCAAACCATGTTCTCAG GTTACTCTGCCATGCCGCCCACCTGCTTCATCTTCTGCGGGAACTTCTCTTCGGCTCCGTACGGCAGAAACCAGCTCCGAACACTCAAAG AGTCTTTTAAAGCACTTGCTGATCTCATCTGTGAATATCCCAGCATTCACAACAG caGTCGTTTTGTGTTTGTTCCCGGACCAGAAGACCCCGGGCCCGGCACTGTTTTACCCAG ACCTCCGCTGGCTGAGCACATCACAGAGGAGTTCAGACAGCGCGTGCCCTTCTCCGTCTTCACCACCAACccctgcag GATTCAGTACTGCAGTCAGGAGATGGTGGTGATTCGAGAAGATCTGGTCAATAAGATGTGCAGAAACTGTGTTCGACTCCCAAGCAGCAACCTGGACATTCCTTCTCAC TTTGTGAAAACCGTCCTGTCACAAGGTCATCTGACGCCGCTGCCGCTGTACGTGTGTCCGGTGTACTGGCCGTACGATTACACGCTACGAGTTTATCCCGTTCCTGACGTCATCGTCTTCGCCGACAAATACGACCCGTTCAACGTGTGCAACACAGACTGCCTGTGCATCAACCCG GGCTGTTTTCCCAGAAGCGGATTCTCCTTTAAGGTTTACTATCCGTCCAACAGAACAGTGGAGGACAG taaattgcAAGGACTTTAA
- the pole2 gene encoding DNA polymerase epsilon subunit 2 isoform X1, with amino-acid sequence MFTEAVGKEAEAPVWREQMKMDARRVKQKVSAGFKMRGLILRPESSRFLLQVLESVTEADLDEVLERILDAVEKQPRSALWVMTAENCAGYTPPRGRDDGFCVSVGSSMVELAVAEAAVQDCSQSCDETIDNVFNIIGAFDVPRFIFSTERKKFVPISMTNHPVPKLCGQCRDKAELFRERYTILQQRTHRHELFTPPVIGSAPDEGRNKFQLKTVEALLGSTAKVREVIVLGMITQLKEGKFYLEDPSGAVQLNMSKAQFHSGLYTESCFVLAEGWYEDSVFHVNAFGFPPTEPSSFTRAYYGNINFFGGPSSTAVKASAKLKQLEEENEDAMFVIVSDVWLDSVEVLEKIQTMFSGYSAMPPTCFIFCGNFSSAPYGRNQLRTLKESFKALADLICEYPSIHNSSRFVFVPGPEDPGPGTVLPRPPLAEHITEEFRQRVPFSVFTTNPCRIQYCSQEMVVIREDLVNKMCRNCVRLPSSNLDIPSHFVKTVLSQGHLTPLPLYVCPVYWPYDYTLRVYPVPDVIVFADKYDPFNVCNTDCLCINPGCFPRSGFSFKVYYPSNRTVEDSKLQGL; translated from the exons ATGTTTACGGAAGCTGTTGGAAAGGAAGCGGAAGCGCCGGTTTGGCGGGAGCAGATGAAGATGGACGCGCGGAGAGTGAAGCAGAAAGTGAGCGCGGGGTTTAAGATGCGCGGATTAATCCTGCGCCC GGAGTCCAGCCGCTTCCTGCTGCAGGTCCTGGAGTCCGTCACCGAAGCGGATCTGGACGAGGTTCTGGAGCGGATCCTGGATGCTGTCGAGAAACAGCCGC GAAGTGCTTTATGGGTGATGACCGCAGAGAACTGCGCAGGTTACACGCCGCCTCGGGGCAGAG atgacgGGTTCTGTGTCTCAGTGGGGTCCAGTATGGTGGAGCTGGCGGTGGCGGAGGCGGCGGTCCAGGACTGCAGTCAGTCTTGTGATGAAACCAT AGAcaatgttttcaacatcattGGAGCCTTTGACGTGCCTCGATTCATCTTCagcacagaaagaaagaaattcgtCCC CATCAGCATGACGAATCATCCGGTCCCTAAACTCTGCGGTCAGTGCAGAGATAAAGCCGAGCTCTTCAGAGAGCGATACACTATCTTACAGCAG AGAACACACAGGCATGAGCTCTTCACTCCTCCTGTTATCGGTTCAGCTCCTGATGAAGGGAGGAACAAATTCCAG CTGAAGACGGTGGAGGCTCTTCTGGGCAGCACAGCTAAAGTCAGAGAAGTGATTGTTCTCGGCATGATCACGCAGCTTAAAGAG GGCAAGTTCTACCTCGAGGACCCCAGCGGCGCAGTGCAGCTAAACATGTCAAAGGCA CAGTTTCACAGCGGTCTTTACACCGAGTCCTGCTTTGTTCTGGCTGAAG GATGGTACGAGGATTCTGTGTTTCACGTCAACGCTTTTGGTTTCCCGCCCACAGAACCCTCTTCTTTCACCAG GGCTTATTACGGCAATATCAACTTCTTTGGCGGGCCATCCAGCACTGCGGTCAAAGCCTCGGCCAAACTGAAGCAGCTGGAGGAGGAGAACGAGGACGCCATGTTTGTGATCGTGTCGGACGTGTGGCTGGACAGTGTGGAGGTTCTGGAGAAGATCCAAACCATGTTCTCAG GTTACTCTGCCATGCCGCCCACCTGCTTCATCTTCTGCGGGAACTTCTCTTCGGCTCCGTACGGCAGAAACCAGCTCCGAACACTCAAAG AGTCTTTTAAAGCACTTGCTGATCTCATCTGTGAATATCCCAGCATTCACAACAG caGTCGTTTTGTGTTTGTTCCCGGACCAGAAGACCCCGGGCCCGGCACTGTTTTACCCAG ACCTCCGCTGGCTGAGCACATCACAGAGGAGTTCAGACAGCGCGTGCCCTTCTCCGTCTTCACCACCAACccctgcag GATTCAGTACTGCAGTCAGGAGATGGTGGTGATTCGAGAAGATCTGGTCAATAAGATGTGCAGAAACTGTGTTCGACTCCCAAGCAGCAACCTGGACATTCCTTCTCAC TTTGTGAAAACCGTCCTGTCACAAGGTCATCTGACGCCGCTGCCGCTGTACGTGTGTCCGGTGTACTGGCCGTACGATTACACGCTACGAGTTTATCCCGTTCCTGACGTCATCGTCTTCGCCGACAAATACGACCCGTTCAACGTGTGCAACACAGACTGCCTGTGCATCAACCCG GGCTGTTTTCCCAGAAGCGGATTCTCCTTTAAGGTTTACTATCCGTCCAACAGAACAGTGGAGGACAG taaattgcAAGGACTTTAA